The Rattus rattus isolate New Zealand chromosome 16, Rrattus_CSIRO_v1, whole genome shotgun sequence genomic interval aggtcagaggataatttgtgATTCTTGcctactatgtgggtcctggggattgaacttaggtggcgagcacctttacctactgagccatctcacttgcTCTGCAGGTGCCTTTGAAGACTGCTGCCTGGGTTACCAGCCTAGAATCAAATGGAATGTTCTGCGGCATGCTAGGCATTATCACCAGCAGGAAGTGAGTGGAAGCTGCAACCTCCGTGCTGTGATGTGAGTAGGACCTTCAGTGTTGTTGGGAGGGCGCCGTACTTGCCTTCGAGCCTCATGTCCTAACTTGGCACCCATCTTTCCACCCTCTGTAGATTCTACTTCCGCCAGAAAGTAGTAGTGTGTGGGAATCCAGAGGACAAGGATGTGAAGAGGGCTGTGAAGATCTTAACAGCTAGGAAGCAGCCAGTCCACAGTCCCCAGAAGAGCACCTCAGGTAGGTAAAACCTCAGGCCAACatctcaggaagaaaaacagcataTACATATTTCGTGCGCACCAGCCGTCAACCTCAGGTGTCCTTCCTCAATagctttctatttttccttccttttagtaCTGTGCACTGAATCCAGGCCCTTGAATATGCtggacaagtgttctaccactaagATACATCTCTAGTAgtccttccattttgtttttggggtgtgtgtgtgtgtgtgtgtgtgtgtgtgtgtgtgtgtgtgtgtgtgtgcagcatttGTGTTTGTGGTGGCCAAAGCTTTTATTGCTACCCAGGCTTCACTGCCTTcagaaagggtctctcactgaacggGACGCTTGTCACTTTGattaagctggctggccagtgagctctagcCATCCCCCAACACTAAAGTTATAGGCACGTGCAGCCATGCCGTAtcaaacttttgttttcttgaccaGGTGGTAGcagcacgtgcctttaatccagaactctgtgaatttgaggccacctggtttacagagttctaggacagtcagggctgtgcagagaaagcctgtcttaaaaaaaaatttttttttctcttattttttgagattacaataatcacatcatttcccctttcacTTTCCTCCCTCTTAACTCCTACGTGCCCCTCCTTGCCTTCTTTCAAagtcatgacctctttttcattAAGTGCTATGAAATACAtgaattcttaaatatataaataaaaccctatcagtctgtataatattacttatctttcagggctgaccattttgTATTAGATGACTGATTTTTGTGCTCCTCCATTGGGAAGACcgtttctcccactctcagagTTCTTTAGCCTAGGACTAAGGCCTCGTGGGCTCCACCTGCCTCCATCTTCATTGTTGCAAACTCCCTG includes:
- the Ccl25 gene encoding C-C motif chemokine 25 gives rise to the protein MKLQLFACLAACFVGAWVPVVHAQGAFEDCCLGYQPRIKWNVLRHARHYHQQEVSGSCNLRAVIFYFRQKVVVCGNPEDKDVKRAVKILTARKQPVHSPQKSTSDYPTERKKSNYMKFKVENPKGTRMRNATLGHPRMVMMSRKTNN